The Halalkalibaculum roseum genome window below encodes:
- a CDS encoding DUF4295 family protein: MAKKQSFGEEAAQRKGTHRRMAKVIISTKTTRNKYAFKEAMVDQDSVQEFIKEKQS; the protein is encoded by the coding sequence ATGGCTAAGAAGCAATCATTTGGCGAAGAAGCTGCCCAGCGTAAAGGGACTCACCGCCGCATGGCAAAAGTAATCATTTCTACCAAAACTACCCGCAACAAATACGCTTTCAAAGAAGCTATGGTTGATCAGGATAGTGTTCAGGAGTTTATTAAGGAGAAGCAGTCTTAA
- the gyrB gene encoding DNA topoisomerase (ATP-hydrolyzing) subunit B, protein MAKKSPSDYKAENIQVLEGLEAVRKRPAMYIGDVGQRGLHHLINEVVDNSIDEALAGYCDEIKVIINKDGSMTISDNGRGIPVDEHPKIKLPAVEVVLTKLHAGGKFDKDTYKVSGGLHGVGVSCVNGLSSHFYCEVHRDGEIYVMEFEKGKTVQPLKVKGKTDETGTLITFKPDAEIFTQTTEFKFDIIAERMRELAFLNPEITIVLRDDREEEDELKEVFHYEGGVKDFVSYLDESRESLMDEPIYISGEVDLVPVELAIGYNRTYSENVHSYVNNINTREGGTHITGFRRALTRSLKTYAENNRLLKTNVGISGEDFREGMTAVLSVKVPEPQFEGQTKTKLGNSEVQSAVEVIVYEKMNEFLEQNPKTAKKILEKVILAAEAREAARKARQLIQRKSAMSGGGLPGKLADCSINDPEHCEIYLVEGDSAGGSAKMGRNRSFQAILPLRGKILNVEKAKINRILENNEIQAMITALGAGVGHAEEDFELEDLRYHKIIIMTDADVDGSHIRTLLLTFFYRYMKPLIEGGHVYIATPPLYRISYTRDNIEYAWDDETRDKIIKDLKKSKKKFDVSRYKGLGEMNPGQLWETTMDPETRTLQQVTVESAAGADKLFSTLMGGDVEPRREFIERNAKYATLDI, encoded by the coding sequence ATGGCGAAAAAATCTCCTTCGGATTATAAGGCGGAAAATATACAGGTTCTGGAAGGTCTTGAGGCGGTGCGAAAGCGGCCGGCCATGTACATTGGCGACGTTGGTCAGCGCGGACTTCATCACCTTATTAATGAGGTGGTGGATAACTCCATTGACGAAGCCCTTGCCGGATACTGCGACGAAATTAAAGTGATCATAAATAAAGACGGATCCATGACCATTTCTGACAATGGTCGAGGCATACCTGTCGATGAGCATCCGAAAATTAAATTGCCGGCTGTTGAGGTAGTACTTACCAAGCTTCACGCCGGGGGTAAATTTGACAAAGACACCTATAAGGTATCGGGCGGACTGCACGGTGTAGGTGTAAGTTGTGTAAACGGGCTTTCCTCTCATTTCTATTGCGAAGTTCACCGCGACGGGGAAATCTATGTGATGGAATTCGAGAAGGGTAAAACCGTTCAGCCCCTGAAAGTTAAGGGCAAGACGGACGAAACGGGTACGCTTATAACTTTTAAGCCCGATGCCGAGATATTTACCCAGACGACCGAGTTTAAGTTCGATATTATTGCTGAACGGATGCGGGAGTTGGCCTTTCTGAATCCCGAGATTACGATAGTTCTGCGCGACGACCGGGAAGAAGAGGATGAACTCAAAGAAGTATTCCACTACGAAGGCGGCGTGAAAGATTTTGTCTCATACCTCGACGAGAGCCGTGAGTCATTGATGGATGAGCCGATTTACATTTCCGGGGAAGTTGATCTGGTACCTGTTGAACTGGCCATCGGTTATAACCGAACCTATTCGGAAAATGTGCATTCCTACGTTAATAATATTAACACGCGCGAGGGCGGTACCCACATTACCGGTTTCCGGAGGGCGCTTACCCGTTCGCTGAAGACCTACGCTGAGAACAATCGCCTGCTGAAAACCAATGTCGGAATTTCCGGAGAGGATTTCAGGGAAGGCATGACCGCCGTACTCAGTGTTAAAGTACCCGAGCCGCAGTTTGAAGGACAGACCAAAACAAAGCTGGGTAACTCGGAAGTACAATCTGCTGTTGAGGTCATCGTCTATGAAAAAATGAACGAGTTCCTCGAGCAGAATCCGAAGACGGCTAAAAAGATTTTAGAAAAAGTGATACTGGCTGCAGAGGCACGTGAAGCAGCCCGAAAAGCGCGTCAGCTCATACAGCGAAAAAGCGCCATGAGTGGTGGCGGACTTCCCGGTAAGCTAGCCGACTGCTCCATCAACGATCCTGAGCATTGCGAAATTTACCTGGTGGAGGGTGACTCTGCCGGCGGATCTGCCAAGATGGGCAGGAACCGTAGTTTTCAGGCCATACTACCCCTTCGCGGAAAGATTTTAAATGTCGAAAAAGCTAAGATCAACCGGATCCTGGAAAACAACGAAATCCAGGCTATGATTACGGCATTGGGTGCCGGCGTCGGACATGCCGAAGAGGATTTCGAACTCGAAGACCTGCGATACCACAAAATCATCATCATGACTGATGCCGATGTGGACGGGTCTCACATCCGAACGTTGCTGCTTACCTTTTTCTACCGGTATATGAAACCGTTGATCGAAGGCGGACATGTCTACATTGCTACACCTCCGCTGTATCGCATCTCATACACCCGCGATAATATTGAGTATGCATGGGATGATGAAACCCGTGACAAAATTATTAAAGACCTCAAAAAGTCTAAGAAAAAGTTTGATGTCTCCCGATATAAGGGTCTCGGTGAAATGAACCCCGGACAGCTCTGGGAGACAACCATGGATCCGGAAACGCGTACGCTCCAGCAGGTTACGGTAGAGAGCGCGGCCGGCGCCGACAAACTGTTTTCAACCCTCATGGGTGGTGACGTAGAACCCCGGCGTGAGTTTATTGAACGCAATGCCAAATACGCTACCCTGGATATTTAA
- the rpmB gene encoding 50S ribosomal protein L28, which translates to MARKDDITGKGALNGYRSSKSNNKTKHKFHQNLQKKKFYVPEEDKWVTLKVSAKTLRTINKKGISAVLKEAREKGTLIKDV; encoded by the coding sequence ATGGCACGCAAAGATGATATAACAGGAAAGGGCGCACTTAATGGATATCGCTCTTCCAAATCCAATAATAAAACGAAGCACAAGTTTCACCAGAACTTGCAGAAGAAAAAGTTCTATGTGCCCGAAGAAGACAAATGGGTAACACTTAAAGTATCTGCCAAAACGCTTCGTACTATCAACAAGAAAGGCATCAGTGCCGTATTGAAAGAAGCGAGAGAAAAAGGAACTCTTATTAAAGACGTATAA
- the gyrA gene encoding DNA gyrase subunit A, with the protein MAREKIVPITIEDEMQSSYIDYSMSVIVSRALPDVRDGLKPVHRRVLYGMSDLGMLHNRNYKKSARIVGEVLGKYHPHGDSAVYDSIVRMVQDFSLRYPLVDGQGNFGSIDGDSAAAMRYTEVRMQRIAEEMLTDINKETVDFQTNFDDTLQEPTVLPSMLPNLLINGASGIAVGMATNMAPHNITEVINGVVAYIDNPDIEVSGLMEHVTAPDFPTGGIIYGYDGVKEAYETGRGKITMRARANIEEIRGNREQIVVTEIPYQVNKTTLIQKIASLVQDDKVDEISEIRDESDRDGMRIVIILKRNANPGIVLNQLYKYTQMQQTFGVISLALVKGRPKVMSLKELIYHFVEHRIEVIIRRTIYDLDQAEARAHILEGLKIANDNLDEVIKTIRAADSPQEANEALRRQFALTDLQAKAILDMRLQKLTGLERDKIELEYSDIVDKITEYRGILSDRNKQTDIIKEELLDIKDRYGDGRRTEVIYSAEDFNVEDMIADEDVVVTISNKGFIKRMAVSGYRRQKRGGKGMKGTTTKDEEYVEHLFVATNHNYILFFTEKGQCYWLKVYEIPEGSRLSRGRAIVNLIDIDKDDSIKTFVPVKTLDDEEYINNHYIIMATKGGQVKKTTLEAYSRPRRDGIIAINIKDDDSLLGASLTDGDSSVILANRKGRAIRFSEEDVRDMGRNTSGVKGMSLGKNNELVDMVVIKNTHEATVLAISENGYGKRSLVEEYREQSRGGKGVITLKVTKKTGDLIALKEVSDKDDLMVITEGGKVIRMNCGGIRTMGRNTQGVRIMRLDGEEQIAAVTRVVNEEEDDTV; encoded by the coding sequence ATGGCTAGAGAAAAGATTGTTCCCATTACGATAGAAGACGAGATGCAATCGTCCTACATTGACTATTCGATGTCGGTAATTGTATCCCGTGCCCTACCTGATGTTCGAGACGGACTTAAGCCGGTTCACCGCCGTGTTCTTTACGGTATGAGTGATCTCGGCATGCTGCATAACAGAAATTATAAGAAGAGTGCACGTATTGTCGGTGAGGTTCTCGGTAAGTACCACCCGCATGGCGACTCCGCCGTTTATGATTCTATTGTGCGTATGGTGCAGGACTTTTCTCTGAGATACCCGCTGGTTGACGGTCAGGGGAACTTCGGTTCTATTGACGGCGACTCGGCTGCGGCAATGCGTTATACCGAGGTTCGCATGCAGCGTATCGCCGAGGAGATGCTTACTGATATCAACAAGGAGACCGTTGATTTCCAAACCAACTTTGACGATACCCTCCAGGAGCCTACGGTACTTCCGAGCATGTTACCCAACCTGCTGATTAACGGAGCATCCGGTATTGCAGTCGGTATGGCCACCAATATGGCCCCACATAATATTACGGAAGTGATCAATGGCGTCGTGGCCTATATAGACAATCCGGATATTGAGGTTTCCGGACTTATGGAGCACGTTACAGCTCCCGACTTCCCAACCGGCGGCATTATTTACGGGTATGACGGGGTTAAAGAGGCCTATGAAACGGGGCGTGGAAAAATTACGATGCGTGCCCGAGCCAACATCGAAGAGATTCGCGGTAACAGGGAACAGATTGTTGTTACCGAAATTCCCTACCAGGTCAATAAGACTACGCTGATCCAGAAAATTGCTTCCTTGGTTCAGGATGACAAGGTTGATGAGATTTCAGAAATCAGGGATGAGTCGGATCGCGATGGTATGCGTATTGTTATCATTCTCAAGCGGAATGCCAATCCGGGTATTGTACTTAACCAGCTTTACAAGTACACCCAGATGCAGCAGACCTTTGGTGTGATCAGTCTTGCCTTGGTCAAGGGCCGTCCCAAAGTGATGTCTCTCAAAGAACTTATTTACCACTTTGTAGAGCACCGCATTGAGGTCATCATTCGCCGCACCATCTATGATCTCGACCAGGCAGAAGCTCGTGCCCACATACTTGAGGGTCTGAAGATTGCCAATGATAATCTTGATGAAGTTATCAAGACCATTCGGGCAGCCGACAGTCCCCAAGAAGCTAACGAAGCCCTGCGTCGCCAGTTTGCTCTGACCGATCTCCAAGCCAAAGCGATTCTGGACATGCGTCTTCAAAAGCTTACAGGTCTTGAGCGTGATAAGATCGAACTAGAATACAGCGACATCGTCGATAAGATTACAGAATATCGCGGAATCCTATCCGACCGAAACAAGCAGACCGATATAATTAAAGAAGAGCTGCTGGATATCAAAGATCGGTACGGTGACGGAAGACGTACAGAAGTGATTTACTCTGCAGAAGATTTCAATGTAGAGGATATGATAGCGGATGAGGATGTGGTCGTAACCATTTCCAATAAAGGATTTATCAAACGCATGGCCGTTTCCGGTTATCGTCGCCAGAAACGCGGTGGAAAAGGGATGAAGGGTACCACCACAAAAGATGAGGAATATGTAGAGCATCTATTTGTGGCTACCAATCACAACTATATTCTCTTCTTCACTGAAAAAGGTCAGTGCTACTGGTTGAAGGTCTATGAGATTCCGGAAGGTTCCAGGTTATCTCGGGGACGGGCTATCGTAAATCTTATCGATATTGATAAGGACGATTCCATAAAGACCTTTGTACCCGTTAAGACGCTGGATGATGAAGAGTATATCAACAACCACTATATAATAATGGCTACCAAAGGCGGTCAGGTTAAGAAAACAACGCTCGAAGCCTACAGTCGTCCGCGACGTGATGGCATAATTGCCATTAATATTAAGGATGATGATTCCCTGCTGGGTGCATCTCTAACTGATGGCGACAGCAGTGTTATTCTTGCCAACCGAAAAGGAAGAGCTATTCGATTCAGCGAAGAAGATGTGCGCGACATGGGTCGAAATACCTCCGGTGTGAAAGGTATGAGTCTCGGAAAGAATAACGAGCTCGTAGATATGGTAGTTATCAAAAATACCCATGAAGCTACCGTTCTGGCCATATCAGAAAACGGATACGGCAAGCGCTCGCTGGTAGAAGAATATCGGGAGCAAAGCAGAGGAGGGAAGGGAGTGATCACTCTCAAAGTCACCAAGAAGACCGGTGACCTCATTGCCCTCAAGGAAGTTTCTGATAAAGATGACCTGATGGTCATTACCGAAGGCGGAAAGGTCATTCGGATGAACTGCGGCGGTATCCGCACCATGGGTAGAAATACTCAGGGTGTTCGCATCATGCGCCTCGATGGCGAAGAACAGATAGCTGCCGTTACCCGTGTGGTCAATGAAGAAGAAGACGATACGGTATAG
- the mnmG gene encoding tRNA uridine-5-carboxymethylaminomethyl(34) synthesis enzyme MnmG, protein MKSLYPSYDVIVVGAGHAGSEAAGAAAEIGAKTLLITMNLDAIAKMSCNPAMGGVAKGQLVREIDALGGLSGIVADQSGVQFRMLNMSKGPAMWSPRCQSDRALYSKKMRDQLEKKENLHFRQDNVVDVITTDDGKKVTGVRTQTGQTFEAQSVILTTGTFGNGLIHIGENQYGGGRSGERASVGISAALEKLGFEVGRLKTGTPPRIDGRSIDYDKLEIQYGDEEPQPFSFLTENLPTKEEQLTCWIGYTNDEVHDMLRTGFDRSPMFNGRIQSTGPRYCPSIEDKINRFADKDRHQLFLEPEGWDTYEMYLNGFSTSLPEDVQFKALRTIPGFEEVVMLRPGYAIEYDYFPPHQIKRSMETKITEGLFFAGQINGTTGYEEAACQGLMAGINAARKVNGDEEFIIKRSEGYIGVLIDDLITKGTEEPYRMFTSRAEHRILLRQDNADLRLTELGHKIGLASEERFKNYKEKKQAIDKLHDLIADYTVYPEKMDPMLKEQGTTVLSQPVKAKTLIPRPEISIYNLIEADPELREKAATITEDPRVYEQVEIQIKYAGYIEKEFEMVEEMNQKENMLIPETLEYERINSLSSEGRQKLNRVRPETLGQASRISGVTPSDISVLMVYLKN, encoded by the coding sequence ATGAAATCGCTTTATCCATCTTACGACGTAATTGTAGTAGGTGCCGGTCATGCAGGCAGTGAAGCCGCCGGAGCCGCTGCAGAAATAGGGGCCAAAACCCTGCTCATCACCATGAACCTGGACGCCATAGCCAAAATGTCTTGCAATCCGGCTATGGGTGGTGTAGCTAAGGGACAACTGGTCCGGGAAATCGATGCCTTAGGCGGCCTTTCCGGAATTGTTGCTGACCAAAGCGGGGTACAGTTTCGCATGCTAAATATGAGTAAGGGTCCTGCGATGTGGAGCCCGCGTTGCCAAAGCGACCGCGCCCTCTATTCCAAAAAGATGCGTGATCAGCTTGAGAAAAAAGAAAATCTTCATTTCAGGCAAGACAATGTCGTTGATGTAATTACCACCGATGATGGTAAAAAAGTAACCGGCGTCAGAACACAGACCGGGCAAACCTTTGAGGCGCAATCGGTTATACTTACAACCGGTACTTTTGGGAATGGGTTGATTCATATTGGGGAAAACCAGTATGGTGGCGGACGCTCCGGTGAGCGAGCTTCTGTAGGTATTTCTGCCGCCCTTGAAAAACTAGGATTTGAAGTCGGTCGACTGAAGACCGGAACTCCCCCGCGCATCGACGGTCGTTCTATTGATTATGACAAACTTGAAATTCAGTACGGAGATGAGGAACCTCAACCTTTTTCTTTCCTTACAGAAAATCTTCCCACTAAAGAGGAACAGCTTACCTGCTGGATAGGCTATACTAATGATGAGGTTCACGACATGCTTCGCACCGGCTTTGATCGGAGTCCGATGTTTAACGGACGTATCCAATCTACCGGACCGAGATATTGCCCGAGTATAGAAGACAAGATAAATCGCTTTGCGGATAAGGATCGTCATCAGCTTTTCCTGGAACCTGAGGGCTGGGATACCTATGAAATGTATCTGAATGGCTTCTCAACCTCACTGCCTGAAGATGTTCAGTTTAAAGCCTTGCGTACCATACCGGGCTTTGAGGAAGTTGTAATGTTGAGACCGGGATATGCAATAGAGTATGATTACTTCCCTCCTCATCAGATAAAGCGAAGTATGGAGACAAAAATTACAGAAGGACTATTCTTCGCAGGACAAATTAATGGTACAACCGGTTATGAGGAAGCAGCATGCCAGGGACTTATGGCAGGTATCAATGCAGCCAGAAAAGTCAATGGGGACGAAGAGTTTATAATAAAACGCTCGGAAGGATATATCGGCGTACTCATTGATGACCTAATTACCAAGGGCACTGAAGAGCCCTATCGCATGTTTACCTCCCGGGCTGAACATCGCATACTGCTTCGTCAGGATAATGCCGACCTTCGGCTCACCGAGCTGGGGCATAAAATCGGTCTCGCATCTGAAGAACGCTTCAAGAATTATAAAGAGAAAAAGCAGGCCATCGACAAGCTGCATGACCTGATTGCTGACTATACCGTCTACCCCGAGAAGATGGACCCCATGCTTAAAGAACAAGGTACAACGGTTCTTTCCCAGCCGGTTAAGGCCAAAACCCTGATTCCAAGACCGGAAATTTCCATCTACAATCTCATTGAGGCAGATCCGGAACTAAGAGAAAAAGCAGCAACCATAACCGAAGATCCACGCGTCTATGAACAAGTAGAAATACAGATCAAATACGCCGGTTATATAGAAAAAGAGTTTGAAATGGTGGAGGAGATGAATCAAAAAGAAAACATGCTCATACCGGAAACACTTGAGTATGAACGCATTAACTCTCTTTCCTCAGAAGGACGTCAAAAACTAAATCGCGTAAGACCCGAAACCCTTGGACAAGCCAGCAGAATCAGTGGTGTAACCCCCAGCGATATTTCCGTCTTAATGGTTTATTTAAAAAACTAA
- a CDS encoding GatB/YqeY domain-containing protein has product MALKDQIMADLKQAMKNKEQDRLRVLRSLKAKLLEKEISERKEGEASLSDEQTIEVLMKAAKQRRESIEQFQSGGRDDLVENEEMELEIIENYLPKMLSEEEVRDVARQKIEELGAETMADMGKVMGVLMQELKGKAEGSTVSKVVKEELS; this is encoded by the coding sequence ATGGCTCTGAAAGATCAAATTATGGCCGACTTAAAACAGGCCATGAAAAACAAGGAACAGGACAGGCTGCGGGTACTGCGCTCGTTAAAAGCCAAACTGCTGGAAAAAGAGATCAGCGAACGCAAGGAAGGCGAAGCCTCTCTAAGCGATGAACAGACTATTGAGGTGTTGATGAAGGCAGCCAAGCAGCGGCGGGAATCCATCGAGCAGTTTCAAAGCGGGGGTCGTGACGACCTGGTGGAGAACGAGGAGATGGAACTTGAGATTATTGAAAATTATCTCCCAAAAATGCTTTCCGAAGAGGAAGTAAGAGATGTCGCCCGTCAAAAAATCGAAGAGCTGGGAGCCGAAACCATGGCTGACATGGGCAAGGTGATGGGAGTGCTCATGCAGGAGTTGAAGGGTAAAGCTGAAGGATCAACCGTCAGTAAAGTAGTTAAAGAAGAACTCTCGTAA
- the rpmG gene encoding 50S ribosomal protein L33, protein MAKGNRIQVILECTEKPGSSRYVTTKNRRNTPDRLELKKYNPVLRKHTVHKEIK, encoded by the coding sequence ATGGCAAAAGGTAATAGAATACAGGTAATTTTAGAGTGCACCGAAAAGCCGGGGTCTTCACGCTATGTTACTACCAAGAACAGGCGTAACACTCCCGACAGGCTGGAACTGAAGAAGTACAATCCGGTGCTGAGAAAGCATACCGTTCACAAAGAAATTAAATAG
- a CDS encoding helix-turn-helix transcriptional regulator codes for MKSSERRMKLILLLQQSNHRLTVNDIAEKFDISRRTVFRDFNALSELNVPVTWDEYSGYGIMPGYKIPPLMFTSKELATIMVGLNFVKSQVDKTLVEDAEGVELKIKELLPDDLREFMESLEERTVVDPYMNYGAEKIDGGNWYLISSAISQNKSIGFDYRSKSDEKMTKRKIDPYLIVFFRDHWNVIGFSHKREAIRNFVLDRMSEIQILDEKFVPYGQIDTEALIFRSDESSSKIVVDVSESALRRFEANLPAKIIKKKRINPNLFRLSFLFDNLDFINEWLLQFPREVVIAEPEVLIEKRINLLEVMMDGK; via the coding sequence ATGAAAAGTTCAGAGCGCCGGATGAAGCTTATTCTGCTTCTCCAACAGTCCAACCACCGGCTTACTGTAAATGATATAGCCGAAAAATTCGACATCAGCCGCCGTACGGTATTCCGGGATTTCAATGCCCTATCCGAATTGAATGTTCCGGTTACCTGGGATGAATACAGCGGTTATGGTATCATGCCCGGATACAAAATCCCACCCCTCATGTTCACATCCAAGGAGTTGGCCACTATTATGGTGGGACTCAATTTTGTTAAATCCCAGGTCGACAAAACACTGGTGGAAGATGCGGAAGGTGTGGAGTTGAAAATCAAAGAACTCCTGCCGGATGATCTTCGGGAGTTCATGGAATCTTTAGAAGAGCGTACCGTGGTCGATCCCTATATGAATTACGGAGCCGAAAAAATAGACGGCGGGAACTGGTATCTGATCAGCAGCGCCATCTCCCAAAATAAATCCATCGGTTTTGATTACCGAAGCAAGAGTGATGAGAAAATGACCAAGCGAAAAATCGACCCGTATCTAATCGTATTTTTTCGCGACCATTGGAATGTCATTGGTTTTTCCCACAAAAGAGAGGCAATTCGAAATTTTGTGCTCGATCGCATGTCAGAGATACAAATTTTGGATGAAAAGTTTGTGCCTTACGGGCAAATCGACACAGAGGCACTTATTTTTCGGTCTGACGAGAGTTCGAGCAAAATAGTGGTAGATGTATCCGAATCTGCTTTGCGCCGATTTGAAGCTAATCTACCGGCTAAGATTATTAAGAAAAAAAGGATTAATCCTAATTTATTTAGGTTGAGCTTTTTGTTTGATAATCTTGATTTTATTAATGAGTGGCTCCTGCAATTTCCAAGAGAAGTTGTCATAGCCGAGCCGGAAGTATTAATAGAAAAAAGAATCAATCTTCTTGAAGTTATGATGGATGGAAAATAA
- a CDS encoding RsmG family class I SAM-dependent methyltransferase, translated as MKQSDITYHDVPRETFLYVDELIDQNKEQLNTYLDRLLWWNKRINLVSRDVPRETIFEHIRHSLLIHRLPAYQNSSLIVDTGTGGGLPGMPLAITSPEKEFILNDIVTKKVMAVKQMARTLGLKNASAVDFSIEKATINREFLMVTKHAFKINDLVQMTSGLPWQNIIFYKGMNFADEISGPSEEFSVNAYDLYKESRESFYKNKALVVISRS; from the coding sequence GTGAAACAATCAGATATCACATACCATGATGTTCCACGTGAAACCTTTCTATACGTAGACGAACTGATAGATCAAAACAAAGAACAGCTTAACACCTATCTGGATCGCCTGCTATGGTGGAACAAGCGCATTAACCTTGTAAGCCGGGATGTTCCACGTGAAACAATCTTTGAACATATACGTCATTCCCTTCTTATTCATAGACTTCCGGCGTACCAAAATAGCTCTTTAATTGTAGACACCGGTACCGGTGGTGGATTACCCGGGATGCCCCTTGCCATCACTTCACCGGAAAAAGAGTTTATTTTAAATGACATAGTGACCAAAAAAGTAATGGCCGTAAAACAAATGGCCCGCACCCTTGGTCTCAAAAATGCCTCAGCCGTTGACTTTTCTATAGAAAAAGCAACTATAAACAGGGAGTTTCTGATGGTTACCAAGCATGCTTTTAAGATAAATGACCTCGTGCAAATGACTTCCGGCTTGCCCTGGCAGAACATTATATTTTATAAAGGAATGAATTTTGCCGATGAAATTTCCGGACCCTCTGAAGAATTTTCCGTTAATGCTTATGATTTGTATAAAGAAAGCCGGGAGTCTTTTTACAAGAATAAAGCCCTAGTGGTAATTTCCCGTTCTTAA
- the pckA gene encoding phosphoenolpyruvate carboxykinase (ATP): MPRKEIDLSKHGIKVNNIIRNAAPAQFYEEAIKNDTGSVIANKGALVVRSGKRTGRSPADKRVVETDGVKDEIWWGKINIPLDKHTFKINHQRATDYLNTRERLYVIDGFAGWDPNYRLKVRIITERAYHALFMQNMLIRPTEEELENFGEPDFVVYNAGKFPANKYTEGMTSDASVDVNFETGQMVILGTEYAGEMKKGIFTVMHYLMPKENVLSMHCSANEGESDDDVALFFGLSGTGKTTLSADSSRKLIGDDEHCWSEDGVFNIEGGCYAKTIDLSEEKEPEIYNAIKFGTVLENVGYDPESREVDYKDTSITQNTRASYPIEYISNAKIPCVTGHPRNVIFLTYDAFGVLPPVSKLSPEQAMYHFISGYTAKVAGTEVGVDEPEATFSACFGAAFLAWPPTKYAEMLADKMRKHDAKAWLVNTGLTGGPYGTGKRIDLKQTRSIINAIHAGDLDDVDSIKDDVFKFEIPKECPNVDSGILLPRETWENPKDYDRQADKLAKLFMKNFEKYKDDSHSYIREAGPEI, encoded by the coding sequence ATGCCCAGAAAGGAAATAGATTTGTCCAAACATGGAATCAAAGTAAATAATATCATACGCAATGCAGCGCCGGCGCAATTTTATGAAGAAGCGATCAAGAATGATACGGGATCTGTAATTGCCAATAAAGGGGCATTGGTGGTACGGTCCGGCAAAAGAACAGGAAGAAGTCCGGCTGATAAACGAGTGGTAGAAACAGATGGAGTTAAGGATGAAATCTGGTGGGGAAAAATTAACATTCCACTGGACAAGCATACTTTTAAAATCAACCATCAAAGAGCCACAGATTATCTTAATACACGCGAACGGCTGTACGTGATTGATGGCTTTGCCGGCTGGGATCCCAACTATCGTTTGAAAGTAAGAATCATAACTGAACGGGCTTATCATGCTTTATTCATGCAGAATATGCTCATTCGTCCTACCGAGGAAGAGCTTGAAAATTTCGGTGAACCCGATTTTGTAGTCTACAATGCCGGGAAATTTCCTGCAAATAAATACACCGAAGGGATGACCTCCGATGCCAGTGTGGATGTTAATTTCGAAACCGGACAGATGGTTATACTTGGTACCGAATATGCCGGGGAGATGAAGAAAGGCATTTTTACTGTCATGCACTATCTCATGCCAAAGGAAAACGTACTTTCCATGCACTGCTCGGCCAATGAAGGAGAGTCCGATGATGATGTCGCTTTGTTTTTTGGCCTTTCAGGTACAGGTAAAACCACCCTTTCGGCCGATAGCAGTCGCAAGTTGATCGGTGATGATGAACACTGCTGGAGTGAAGACGGTGTGTTCAATATAGAAGGAGGGTGTTATGCAAAGACGATTGATCTCTCTGAAGAAAAAGAACCTGAAATCTATAATGCAATTAAATTTGGTACGGTGCTGGAAAATGTTGGCTATGATCCTGAGAGCAGGGAAGTTGATTACAAGGACACCTCGATCACCCAGAACACCAGGGCTTCATACCCGATTGAATATATTTCGAATGCCAAAATTCCCTGTGTCACCGGACACCCGCGTAATGTGATATTTTTGACCTATGATGCATTCGGTGTGTTGCCGCCCGTCAGTAAATTGTCACCGGAACAGGCGATGTATCACTTCATCAGCGGCTATACTGCAAAGGTAGCAGGTACCGAAGTGGGGGTTGATGAACCGGAGGCAACGTTCTCAGCTTGTTTTGGAGCCGCCTTCCTGGCATGGCCGCCAACGAAATATGCTGAAATGTTGGCCGATAAAATGCGTAAGCACGATGCCAAAGCCTGGCTTGTGAATACGGGACTTACCGGCGGCCCTTACGGAACCGGCAAGCGAATTGATCTCAAACAGACTCGAAGCATTATCAATGCCATTCATGCAGGAGACCTGGATGATGTTGATTCCATAAAAGATGACGTGTTTAAATTTGAGATACCCAAAGAATGTCCGAATGTAGATTCAGGAATATTGCTGCCACGAGAAACCTGGGAGAACCCTAAAGATTATGACCGTCAGGCAGATAAGCTTGCAAAACTGTTCATGAAAAACTTCGAAAAGTATAAGGATGACAGTCACAGCTATATTCGGGAGGCGGGTCCTGAAATTTGA